In the genome of Perca flavescens isolate YP-PL-M2 chromosome 21, PFLA_1.0, whole genome shotgun sequence, the window TCTGCGACTTGCCGGAAGTCGGCTCATTATCGGAAGTTCATACGTTACCATGGAAATGGCCTTtgaatccattttatttctatggtacTGTCACTTGGCTTCCTGCGGAATGGCCACAGGTAGAGAGGAGGGGTGCTGGCTGAGTTAATCATGAGCCTGTGAATGTTGAAATTAGTTAATTTATATGTCCATGAATATATGAAGTGACTCAGTCATATTTGAGATCCTCCAGGATCAAACTTGTCTCGTATCTGTTGCGTGAATAAATGGATGTTATTATAACCCACATCTATCTCTAAGAGTTTTCTCTCATTTATGTTTCACTAGAATTAAGAACGGACAAACAAGAAACATGTCATAATAAATTAAACTAGAtacacacttgtatgcatttgacaATGTGTATTTAGTGAGCAGGAGCAGATCCCtcctttatataaatatttgagTTGatatcaaattattattattatatatcttAATGCTGGGAAGGAAATAATGAAAACCATAATCACaagacataaataataaaatatataaagctAAATTGAGAATGTGaaattaaactaaacaaaaacacacagaggtcTCATCTTCGTAACCCAATGTCTCAGTCATGGTAAAgcaacaaatgtaaataaacatgaacactatATCAAGACCCAGGTAACATGAATGCATAACAAAAACACTAACAGAACATCATTTACACACTTAAACCAGGACAGGAATCGTTAATAACATAGTCCCATGATCCTTTGCACTGCAGTGCAGAACAGTCACCACAACGGCATTCTGCCGGCCGTTACATAGCCCCCACCTGAGGGGTCAGTCGTACTTGGCGACCCCATCATCCAAAACAGTCCCTTAAATGTCCAGGATGCCGTCACTGACAAGCAGGTCCCAGGACTCACAATGGACACATCTGGGGGCGTCCCATTCAGGTTGAGGTGTGAAGTGTTGTCACCACCAACCACACCATCCACAGATGGAGCGAGAGGGTGTATGGTGCAagtctgtctccctcctttatataaatatttgagTTGATATCAAATTGCGTTCCTCTGCAGGATGTATCCGGCTGGTAGACATCCGGCAGTACCAGCCGGATGCCGTATAAATGTTTGCTTAATCCAGCATTAAGCAAACATTTACACCGCAGGAAATAACGAAAACCATAATCACAagacataaataataaagtatATAAATCTAAATTGagaatgtaaaataaaactaaacaaaaattaaaaagtataaaagagTAAATAGAAACAGAATTACAAGGTATTCTGAATTACAAGgtattctttatatatatatatatatatatatatatatatatatatatatatatatacagaataCCTTGTAATTCTGATTATTACAtgatctgtatatatatatatatatatatatcaattcAATGTTGAAATGAATTGATATATATGTCCATTAATATATGAAGTGATTCGGTCATTTTTTAGATCCTGCAGGATCAAACTTGTCTCTTATCTGTTGCGTGAATAATATAACCCACATCTATCTCTAAGAGTTTTCTCTCATTTACATTAATAAGAATTAAGAACTGAAAAGAAACatgtcataataaaaaaaaaagatacacacttgtatgcatttgacaATGTGTATTTAGTGAGCAGGAGCAGATCCCtcctttatataaatatttgaaCTGATATCGAATTTCGTTCCTCTGCAGGATGTATCCGGCTGGTATGCTGTGTTAATGTTTGCTTAATGCTGGGAAGCAAATAATGAAAACCATAATCACAAGACATAAATAATAagctttttaaatttaaaaacctTGAGTCCAAACGCCAAATTATTACATGATCTGTTATTAATTACAATCAGACGGTGCTGGGAAACTCTTTCTGGGCGTACGGGCACAGGCAGAGACCTTGCGAGGAGGGGTGGTTAATCACGTGCCTGTGAATAAACTTGTCTCATATCTATTGCATGAATAAATGCATATTATTACAACCCACATCTATCTCTAAGAGTTTTCTCTCATTTATGTTTCACTAGAATTAAGAACGGACAAGaaacatgtcataaaaaaaaaaaactagatacACACTTGCATGCATTTGACAATGTGTATTTAGTGAGCAGGAGCAGATCCCtcctttatataaatatttgagTTGATATCGAATTTCGTTCCTCTGCCGGATGCATCCAGCAGGTAGACTGAATGCCGAATGCCGTGTAAATGTTTGCTTAATGTTGGGAAGGAGATAACGACAACAATAATTACAAGAGATAAATAAGAAGTGGTATAAAACTAAATTaagaatgtaaaataaaactaaacaaaaatgtataaagtatgtatgtaaaaagtataaaagaGTAAATGGAAACAGAATTGCAATATAAAGTAAGAGTTGTGATTAATAGCAGCACTACTAGGAGGGGTAGACAGTCAAACATGTCGTTCATTATGATATCCCACAGTAGTCTGCCGAACgcattgatgttgttttttacGTTTGTGGTGTCAAATATATATGACACATAGCAGGTTGTAAAAAGGGAACCATCTGCATCCTTCTAAATATTTCTTCACCTTGTTTCACATTGAAGCCTATTCAGCAGTTGATACCACAAAAGTTTAAGTCCGGTGTGTCCACCAGAGTGATGATGTGATTAACGAAAGAAttagtgtttgtttgtatgaATGTAAATATGATGCAAAAGCCTGTAACATATTTACTTGTCACAAACCGGCTCAAAGCTTGTGACAAAGAGGGCAGTGTGTGGAGTGTTTGGATGAGTGAGGAATGTATGGATGCACGGTAACTTCCACAGAAGTGTCAAAACGAACCCAAAACCAGAAGATGATGATCCTaggagagaaagacaaacactATGGTCCAATGCCAgagtgagccctgaggactaaggactaaatacttacagacttaattgatctcaggggctaagtgagtgagtgtgtgaggccacatgggctcagataggtataaatgggattgggacggcacttcacgagatcacatgttaccttgtAGATGTTTAATgacaaagatgttgctgacacttgccggtttgcgaattttcattttaagtttgttgctttcaaCACGGCCAAGGCACAGGAGATGACTGCCTGATtccaaaaaatgtttaactcttgttttacaagctggacaacAGGTCGGTCTGTTCCGTGGTCGTGTGtcgtgctgttgtttacctttgtaattttTGGATTTCCCTATGGTGTCCGTAGTTAACGTCACAACactttgaactgtgggtaattccctttggtgaagtctgcatcgaggcagactcacggaaagggctcggtaagtgtgaaattcgacattgggacaacccaAAGCCCTTACGAATTTTCGCGAGAACGCGAGCCTGGTCATGAATTCAAAACTAAATGTGTGTTAAGTCTTTTATTACACAAtatcatacattttaaaaatgcagCTGTAGACTTTAAACGACTTTTCTTATTTCCCACGGCAGCTGATAACTTCATTATGTTTGTATTAGAGTCCATTTAACtgagaggtgtttctaatattctgTCCAACCGCATCTGTGTGAGAGGGACTGAACAGGAAATTGTATTGATTCCTCGAAGAATACTAACTGTTGGAGCCATTAcacaactttgttttgtttatataccACATTGGTTATGCTAATTAATCTGCAGTTTTATGTTTGAGCACTGGGTGGAGCATTGCCTTCCCAAAGGCAATGCTCCACCCAGGTAATTAACAGCCAGAGATACACAGGTGTGTGGTTAGGGGGGAAAAGCAGACAGCTTTTGTGTGTCAGGTTTGTGTGTCATTGTTATGTGGTGTCTATGGTGAGCAGGCCGTCAAGAAAATAAATGGGTCACAGCACCGAAATACAGACAGATTGTGGACATTGATTATTAGCATGCAGAACACGCGTCCATGCAAGTTCTTTCCTGGTCCCGCCTCATTGGCCTAAAGTAGGAATTGGTAAAAGACTCTACACTAATACCAAGTACTAATATGTATATCTTGCCCCCTGAAGAAGTTGGAGTTGTAGTTTGTCTCTGTGGCCATTACAGTGCAGCGATTTATGATCACTTCTGTTTTTGAACAGGAAGTAAAACTTTTGAACAGCGAGAgtccagacagaaagacacaggaGACAATGAGACGTAATGCTCAGCTTCTTATTTATTGTCACCGTACAGCAGAAAAAGATTCATTCGAGTTTCAAACCTCCACCAAACAACAACTGGCTGTCCAGAAGTACAAAGATGGTTTCATacttttcatttagtttttcagACTCTTTTAGACATGTGTTATCAGTTGATGCAGTGATTTACACCCACCAGACTATATATGTGTATCCATTTAAAGATTATGGGCCCTACTTTCCTGCTGCAGCCGCCCAACTGGAGACACATCTGATGTTTCTTCCACGGTGTAGCGAGCTGCGACTGccttaaactagggctgcacaatatatatatatttttttttaatcactattACGATATTGACTtgcacaataaacacatcgctAAAGGCTGTGACATATCGCGAAAGTAAAATGTaactttcattatttttatattcaactcaatgttcaatttgttgaataaaagaatgttggaaattattgttttttgtcgTTTTAAATTTAACAAACTGTTGTATTTTAgtagaatactgaaagcagtagAACTGAGAACAcgttaatatctgtttatttatcgcaagtgaTATCGTTATCGCCATATTCAACAACTTATcgcatatttttctcatattgtgcagccatACTTTAAACCACCACAGACGGTAACAAGAATTACAAACATCAGTTGGTTTTCTTGTGCTGGTGCCCAGTTTCAGGAAAATAAGACCTGTTGTGAGATTAAATGcttaatgagagaaagagaaataaatcaGAAGAGATGAGCTGATATTCTGCTGTACGTTGGTCCTGGAGAACTACAGCACAGGACGGATCTTCATGCTGATGCTCTTCAGGGAGTAGTGATCATTTTTCCAATCGTCCCAATCCATTCCAACTTCAGCAAGAGTGGTTTCATTCCCCCACTGATAAATGCCGTTTGGATTTGTTTTGTGACAGTCTTTGTACCAGAACGCCCCCATGTGTGAACTGGCACAGTTCTCTTCAGCGATATCCTGGTCTTTGTCAAAGGTGGAGAACTTCATTCCATTGTGATAACTCAGGGAGTCTCCTACAGAAACACAGTGTTTGTCAAAAAGTATATGAGACTATTTGTGATGCccatggaaaaataaataaattaataaatactaTATATGGATGATAGAAGAAACATCAACACACTCACCTGCCGCTCCGTTAATGAATCCAGAAACACTCAACACATATCCGTCCCCTGCACCGACGGAGAACGAAGAGTACCGAGCGAACGCTTTATCCCCCTCAAAGTCCTCCATGTCGACCAGCAGCTCACTTGTTCTGTTGTTTGTCAGGTAGTAGATGTTGTCAagacctgcacacacacacacacacacacacacacacacacacacacacacacacacacacacacacacacacacacacacacacacacacactgattctcggcatgtggctgtttgacagaacacacattttgtttcaagagaagctggaggcataaaaaaaaaacacagctggctaaactatttaaaaatggcgggtttgttcaggacacccccatCTGTCACTAGCAATGATGATGCAGTGATTAGTGaagattctctccgaccaatcaacagtgtgcaggttttcacgtcaccttttggtatcatctcagctcgcttggaacctcggcAGTGGTGATATTAAAAAacgtacctgttggcaggtaccagggactttgtttcataatggaaaaccaaaaaaggcgagtagagtcgaggcgagtcgaggtaccatgtaatggaaaaacgccattataCATGTGTGCAAATTGGTGCCAGTTTAATATCTTGTACAGATGTGTAGTAAATGTAAGGAAGAGAACTAACTGATCTAAGGATTAAAGGTTTTTTGGTCAATGTCCCATTTCTGGAGTTACACAACAGAATTTTACATGTGAACTTAATGAACAGTTACttagtttgttttcatttctcaCCGAGCCAGTACTCTCCAGCAGCATTACCAAAGCCGGTCTTGTATTGATCCCAGTCCCTGATGAAGTTCACTGTGCCGTCCATCCTCCTCTGGAACACCTGGGGGGGGGTATGGGATGGGGGGTTAACTTGCTAAAGACACAAGATATCTGACAACTCATGATTCCAGACAACAAGATTTTTACTGGAATGTGATTTATTGTGAAAGTCCAACAGGTTGACTGAATACTCACCGTCCACCGTCCTCCTTCTGAAGTCATGTCACAGTatacctacacacaaacacattcatcaGTAAATGTGATCATTAAGTGGCTTAAATTTGTATATTAAGTTTACACTAATGGCCACACAGAATCTGTGGATGCAGAATTTTCAGCAGAATTTACAGAAATTCTAATAAAACTCCAAAACATGAATTACTGTGCCTAAACCTGACCAATCCAACTAATGAAGGCAACAAATACTAGCCAATCCGATGCAGAGTAGGACAGGACATTCCTTTGCCATCCAAGGAAACGCATGTTTGCATCCAGGGTACTAGGGCTGTgtaattaataaaacatttttcgATATTGCTCACTGTACACTGTAATCTTGCCCAACCAATCATTTTTTTTGGCAAAATAACTAATAACAA includes:
- the LOC114547901 gene encoding microfibril-associated glycoprotein 4 isoform X1, which codes for MTSLLFQLVSVFLLLLAPLLTSCHYHQPVDCSAIYQEDKSKPSGVYTIYPAGERSAVEVYCDMTSEGGRWTVFQRRMDGTVNFIRDWDQYKTGFGNAAGEYWLGLDNIYYLTNNRTSELLVDMEDFEGDKAFARYSSFSVGAGDGYVLSVSGFINGAAGDSLSYHNGMKFSTFDKDQDIAEENCASSHMGAFWYKDCHKTNPNGIYQWGNETTLAEVGMDWDDWKNDHYSLKSISMKIRPVL